One segment of Synechococcus sp. A15-24 DNA contains the following:
- a CDS encoding 3'(2'),5'-bisphosphate nucleotidase CysQ — protein sequence MMPSPAVLPAGVNQDVLLSELRLLSWGAADILRAYARGEQPPHGFPKALSVDDGGEGPVSAADLAVNQWLLDGLSAAFPKADWTLLSEETAKEQLTEGQPLQAEWLWILDPLDGTKDFLQGTGEYAVHLALVRGHRPVLGVVLLPEADELWIGIVGEGAWCEDRQGERSPVRFSDRTAVSDLILVASRSHRDDRLVKLIDALVLGGSKAVGSVGYKVATILRGETDLYVSLSGRSAPKDWDMAAPEAVLLAAGGRFTHADQTDLAYNTGDVRQAGCLIASHGKAHAELGERATRAMAEVDPGFQV from the coding sequence ATGATGCCAAGCCCTGCCGTCCTGCCTGCCGGCGTCAACCAGGACGTTCTGTTGTCAGAACTCCGTCTCCTCAGCTGGGGGGCTGCCGACATCCTGAGGGCCTATGCCCGCGGCGAGCAACCGCCCCATGGATTCCCCAAGGCTCTCAGCGTCGACGATGGCGGTGAAGGCCCTGTGTCTGCTGCTGATCTGGCCGTGAACCAATGGCTGCTGGATGGCTTGTCAGCTGCGTTTCCTAAGGCTGACTGGACTCTGCTCAGTGAAGAAACGGCCAAGGAGCAGCTCACGGAAGGCCAACCGTTGCAGGCGGAGTGGCTCTGGATCCTGGATCCCTTGGACGGCACCAAGGATTTCCTCCAGGGCACAGGCGAATACGCCGTTCATCTGGCACTGGTGCGGGGGCATCGTCCCGTGCTGGGGGTGGTGCTGTTGCCGGAAGCCGATGAGCTTTGGATCGGCATCGTCGGCGAGGGCGCCTGGTGCGAAGACCGTCAGGGTGAGCGCTCGCCGGTTCGCTTCAGCGATAGAACCGCTGTTTCGGATCTGATCCTGGTGGCCAGCCGCAGCCACCGCGACGACCGTCTGGTGAAGCTGATTGACGCCCTCGTGCTTGGCGGTTCCAAGGCAGTGGGCAGCGTTGGTTACAAGGTTGCCACCATCCTGCGAGGCGAAACCGACCTCTACGTCTCCCTATCCGGACGCAGTGCCCCCAAGGATTGGGACATGGCGGCCCCTGAGGCCGTGTTGCTGGCGGCCGGTGGACGCTTCACGCACGCTGATCAGACGGACCTCGCTTACAACACTGGCGATGTGCGTCAGGCCGGTTGCCTGATCGCCAGCCATGGAAAAGCCCATGCCGAGCTCGGAGAGCGTGCGACGCGGGCGATGGCCGAGGTCGATCCCGGCTTTCAGGTTTGA
- the rsmI gene encoding 16S rRNA (cytidine(1402)-2'-O)-methyltransferase, whose product MQRDEPASGCLYLVGTPIGHLGDLSPRAKAVLAGVTVIACEDTRHSGQLLSSLQASGRKLSFHQHNTRTRLPQLLQALSEGDSVAVISDAGLPGISDPGEELAAEARSAGFEVICIPGPCAATTALVSSGLPSGRFCFEGFLPVKGKERRQRLEQIASEPRTTVLYEAPHRLLPLLQSLEEHCGAERPLQVARELTKRHEQQVGPTIAAALEHFQTQRPQGEFTLVLGGCPEQTPSEPDDSELLARLQECIANGASASDAARQLALESGISRRRLYALIHQDPSE is encoded by the coding sequence ATGCAGCGGGACGAGCCAGCCTCGGGATGCCTGTATCTCGTGGGCACACCCATCGGTCACCTTGGTGATCTCTCACCAAGAGCCAAAGCGGTATTGGCTGGGGTGACCGTCATTGCCTGTGAAGACACGCGCCACAGCGGCCAGCTGCTCAGCAGCCTGCAAGCCAGCGGCCGCAAGCTGTCCTTCCACCAGCACAACACACGCACCCGTCTACCGCAGTTGCTGCAGGCGCTGAGCGAGGGCGACAGCGTGGCGGTGATCAGCGACGCCGGACTTCCCGGCATCAGCGACCCCGGCGAAGAACTGGCAGCGGAAGCGCGTAGCGCAGGCTTTGAAGTGATCTGCATCCCTGGCCCCTGCGCCGCTACGACGGCTCTGGTCAGCAGTGGACTGCCCAGTGGCCGCTTCTGCTTCGAGGGATTCCTGCCGGTTAAAGGAAAAGAACGTCGACAGCGCTTGGAGCAGATCGCGAGCGAGCCGAGAACCACCGTGCTCTACGAAGCACCGCACCGATTGCTGCCTCTCCTCCAAAGCCTGGAGGAGCACTGTGGTGCCGAGCGCCCTCTGCAGGTGGCGCGGGAGCTGACCAAGCGACACGAACAGCAGGTTGGACCAACCATCGCGGCCGCTCTAGAGCACTTTCAGACGCAACGCCCCCAAGGGGAATTCACCCTTGTACTGGGGGGGTGCCCAGAACAAACACCATCAGAACCTGATGACAGTGAACTGCTGGCGCGATTGCAGGAATGCATCGCTAACGGTGCTAGCGCCAGTGATGCAGCTCGGCAGCTCGCCCTGGAGAGCGGCATCAGCCGCCGACGCTTGTATGCATTGATTCACCAGGACCCGTCAGAATGA
- a CDS encoding helix-turn-helix domain-containing protein produces the protein MAPRRLSESEKQDLVGRYKAGESTVALAEVFGCSPNTVTRTVKALLPPEAYAALKASRQKTGTVTPVAEAAPVAVAAADAVQASASEQDEDNAEAVSNLALDDADDFGEDTDPVNEEEGVAADDNSEASHTFTELVPLVGVADLSDRLPVEVQPLQAGSLPNSVYMLVDKVVELDARPLRDFPELAHLEESELDRQGLFLYGNPRAAKRQCGRSQRVIKVPDTAVFERTSPYLLARGITRLVMDGSLIALDAAAQG, from the coding sequence ATGGCCCCACGTCGTCTTAGCGAAAGCGAGAAGCAGGACCTGGTGGGTCGTTACAAGGCTGGAGAGTCCACTGTTGCCCTGGCGGAGGTCTTCGGTTGCAGCCCAAACACCGTGACTCGCACGGTGAAGGCGCTGCTGCCCCCAGAGGCCTATGCCGCTCTCAAGGCCAGTCGCCAGAAGACCGGAACAGTGACGCCAGTCGCGGAGGCTGCTCCTGTGGCTGTTGCAGCCGCTGATGCGGTGCAGGCGAGTGCCTCAGAGCAAGATGAGGACAACGCTGAAGCGGTTTCAAACCTGGCGTTGGACGATGCCGACGACTTCGGTGAGGACACGGATCCAGTCAATGAGGAGGAAGGGGTTGCAGCGGACGACAACTCCGAAGCGAGCCATACCTTCACTGAACTTGTGCCTTTGGTAGGGGTGGCTGATCTCAGTGATCGGCTTCCAGTGGAGGTGCAGCCTCTGCAGGCAGGCTCTCTGCCGAACAGCGTTTACATGCTTGTGGACAAGGTGGTGGAGCTCGATGCGCGCCCGTTGCGAGATTTCCCAGAACTTGCTCATCTCGAGGAGTCCGAGCTTGATCGGCAGGGCCTGTTTCTCTATGGCAATCCTCGAGCTGCCAAACGCCAGTGCGGTCGCAGTCAGCGGGTGATCAAAGTTCCTGACACGGCCGTCTTTGAACGCACGAGTCCCTACCTGTTGGCTCGCGGGATTACCCGTCTGGTCATGGATGGGAGCCTGATCGCGCTGGATGCAGCTGCGCAGGGCTGA
- a CDS encoding site-specific integrase, whose translation MTVATILRTIVRTGSCDASRQLVMASTREQWFVTCRKLLKAEQGFGWSIRDHRGTVQLTRRFEDGSRSSAYLPLPWTKASSTPILNWVKAVRELMEVQQLSLSKAVKLYGDSLDDPKKPSASVAGVTGQKAWESALASFMATKAGNRPNTLKWTSARLNKLLQTLESAPKPRNGEAALQAYAEQHFYDTDGNVSVSAGGQGRIRALKDCSAFLKWSVERQMVPPRFAPPSGSQGTELMRQLTGTASAQVEADKTTPPLKSKQISDLLDELESAGRHDLKLCVGLIAYLGLRPGEIAVLQVQDGQATVGHIKRNHRTMHKPIKAPDPVMPLAIAGRPVGEAEQMLTAFESGLVKLPKAVRNQISTIEKKNSFQGVGGEVGQQLNRFPYWRDVIKAGNANITANSFRHGWAYRAHIESDNHMHERVAAKWLRHSLLTHLRHYGHWLDRESMDAALKKTNAGVAVAKGQT comes from the coding sequence TTGACCGTTGCAACGATTCTGCGCACAATTGTGCGCACAGGCTCCTGTGATGCTTCAAGGCAGTTGGTCATGGCTTCTACGAGAGAGCAATGGTTCGTAACTTGCAGAAAGCTGCTCAAGGCCGAGCAAGGCTTCGGTTGGTCCATTCGTGACCATCGCGGAACTGTGCAGCTCACGCGCCGTTTCGAAGACGGTTCAAGGTCTTCTGCGTATCTGCCGTTGCCCTGGACCAAGGCCAGTTCGACTCCAATCTTGAACTGGGTCAAGGCCGTGCGTGAGCTGATGGAGGTTCAGCAGCTCTCTCTCTCCAAGGCGGTGAAGCTGTACGGAGATTCTTTGGATGATCCGAAAAAGCCTTCTGCAAGCGTTGCCGGTGTCACTGGCCAAAAAGCGTGGGAATCAGCTCTTGCCAGCTTCATGGCGACAAAGGCTGGCAATCGCCCCAACACTCTGAAATGGACCTCAGCTCGCTTGAACAAACTGCTGCAAACCCTAGAGTCAGCACCAAAGCCACGCAATGGTGAAGCGGCTCTGCAGGCTTATGCGGAGCAGCATTTTTACGATACGGACGGCAACGTTTCCGTCAGTGCTGGCGGCCAAGGGCGAATCCGAGCTTTGAAAGATTGCTCGGCATTTCTGAAATGGTCTGTCGAGCGTCAGATGGTTCCGCCACGGTTCGCACCACCATCAGGTTCACAAGGCACTGAGCTGATGCGTCAGCTGACCGGTACGGCCAGCGCACAGGTTGAAGCGGACAAAACCACACCACCACTCAAGAGCAAGCAGATCAGTGATCTTTTGGATGAACTGGAGAGTGCTGGCCGCCACGATCTGAAATTGTGCGTTGGGCTGATCGCTTATCTCGGATTACGACCAGGTGAAATTGCGGTGCTTCAGGTGCAAGACGGTCAAGCGACTGTTGGTCATATCAAACGAAACCATCGCACTATGCACAAACCGATCAAGGCACCTGACCCTGTGATGCCTCTGGCCATTGCGGGTCGGCCTGTAGGCGAAGCTGAGCAGATGCTGACAGCATTCGAATCTGGCTTAGTGAAGCTGCCGAAGGCCGTACGCAACCAAATTTCTACAATAGAGAAGAAGAATAGTTTTCAAGGTGTTGGTGGTGAGGTCGGGCAGCAGCTGAATCGCTTCCCCTACTGGCGAGACGTCATCAAAGCTGGCAACGCCAACATCACAGCAAACTCATTCCGGCATGGCTGGGCGTATCGAGCGCATATTGAATCTGACAATCACATGCACGAACGAGTCGCTGCAAAGTGGCTTCGGCACTCGCTTCTGACCCATCTCAGGCATTACGGTCACTGGCTTGATCGCGAGTCTATGGATGCTGCGCTGAAGAAAACTAATGCCGGTGTTGCAGTGGCAAAAGGCCAGACTTGA